One Paramisgurnus dabryanus chromosome 8, PD_genome_1.1, whole genome shotgun sequence DNA window includes the following coding sequences:
- the LOC135720901 gene encoding olfactory receptor 11A1-like, translating to MLQSTKPNISFTLNAYKKIHDLKYVFVGVLFLLYPVIVIANGLIICIVCLERKLHKPMYFLICNLACINLYGGTAVAPFIITRFLTEDFQITWLSCLVHTFVIYSYVSSDITNLTVMAYDRYISICYPLNYGKIVTPTKVIIAVAVTWCYPFVRITISLLFTARLDICGTIIEKVYCDNYSIVKLACADISSYNIHSSILILFAIVLPFIIIIYSYLRIILICLNVSRKTKTKLFSTCVPHLIALFNFILGSCFELTQSRFDMRHVPYVFRVILSLYFLILSPIINPVLYGIRTQAIKDAVLRKLCSRIYQKQVNVSWVN from the coding sequence ATGCTACAGAGCACAAAGCCTAACATTTCTTTCACACTGAATGCatacaaaaaaattcatgacctgaaatatgtttttgttgGTGTGCTGTTTTTATTGTACCCAGTTATTGTCATTGCTAATGGACTCATCATCTGCATTGTATGTCTTGAAAGAAAACTACATAAGCCAATGTATTTCTTAATCTGCAATCTGGCCTGTATAAATTTATATGGTGGAACAGCAGTGGCACCTTTCATCATAACTAGATTCTTAACAGAAGATTTTCAAATAACATGGCTTTCTTGTCTTGTGCATACCTTTGTTATATATAGCTATGTTTCCAGTGACATAACAAACCTAACAGTTATGGCATACGACCGATATATTTCTATATGTTATCCTTTAAACTATGGTAAAATTGTGACCCCTACAAAGGTGATTATAGCTGTTGCAGTCACTTGGTGTTATCCTTTTGTACGAATTACAATCTCTCTCTTATTTACAGCAAGACTTGATATCTGTGGAACCATAATTGAAAAAGTCTACTGTGATAATTATTCAATAGTGAAGCTGGCATGCGCCGATATCTCATCTTACAACATACATAGCTCAATATTGATTTTATTTGCTATTGTACTCccatttattataattatcTACTCTTATTTAAGGATTATCTTGATCTGTTTGAATGTGTCACGCAAAACAAAAACTAAACTCTTCAGCACGTGTGTCCCACATCTAATAGCATTATTCAATTTTATCCTTGGAAGTTGTTTTGAACTTACACAAAGTCGGTTTGATATGAGACATGTTCCTTATGTTTTCCGTGTAATACTTTCATTGTATTTCCTAATTCTGTCTCCGATAATTAATCCAGTCCTGTATGGGATCAGAACTCAAGCAATAAAGGATGCTGTACTAAGAAAACTTTGTAGTAGGATTTACCAAAAGCAGGTTAATGTAAGCTGGGTAAACTAA